A portion of the Archocentrus centrarchus isolate MPI-CPG fArcCen1 chromosome 19, fArcCen1, whole genome shotgun sequence genome contains these proteins:
- the LOC115798816 gene encoding glucagon receptor-like: MDVTRKFMVICLLFFKLLKVEMVSGKVLEETYRKWVQYKEDCVTMIKNEPLPQTDLFCNRTFDRYACWPDTPAGITINISCPFYLPWYDKVSQGVVRRRCGYDGHWEREDNGQVWRDMSQCEEEKEVTSQELWFKQLMVSFRMLYTVGYSLSLFTLLTALIILLSFRKLHCTRNCIHVNLFLSFILRAVAVIVKDTMLEHHWGREIMKQTDVSEMLSHQAAVGCRIAQVIMQYCVLANHYWFFGEAIYLYSVLIASVFTGSNKYLPYIYLGWGTPLLFVIPWVVAKMLKENKECWAVNENMNYWWIIRFPVLLTSLINFLIFTKILKVIFSKLRASNPSQYPKYKLRLAKATLTLIPLFGIHEVVFIFATDEQTTGVLRYIKVFFTLFISSFQGFLVAVLYCFGNKEVQAELKRKMRSWRTETEVVCCGQ, from the exons ATGGACGTTACTCGCAAATTTATGGTGATCTGCCTGCTGTTCTTCAAACTACTAAAG GTCGAGATGGTGAGTGGCAAAGTTTTGGAGGAGACTTATCGAAAGTGGGTTCAGTATAAAGAAGACTGTGTCACCATGATCAAAAATGAGCCACTGCCTCAAA CGGACTTGTTCTGTAACCGGACATTTGACAGGTATGCCTGCTGGCCAGATACTCCTGCTGGCATTACAATCAACATCTCATGTCCTTTCTACCTGCCCTGGTATGACAAAG TGTCCCAGGGTGTGGTGCGTAGGCGATGTGGATATGATGGCCATTGGGAAAGAGAGGACAATGGACAGGTGTGGAGGGACATGAGCCAAtgtgaagaggaaaaagaggttACATCTCAGGAG CTATGGTTCAAACAGTTGATGGTGAGCTTCAGGATGCTCTACACTGTCGGCTATTCTTTGTCCCTCTTCACGCTTTTAACAGCTCTCATCATTCTTCTAAGCTTTAG GAAACTGCATTGCACCAGAAACTGCATTCACGTCAACCTCTTCCTGTCCTTCATCCTGCGAGCTGTAGCGGTTATTGTTAAGGACACAATGTTGGAACACCACTGGGGAAGAGAAATCATGAAGCAGACTGATGTGAGTGAGATGCTCAGTCATCAG GCTGCTGTTGGTTGCAGGATAGCGCAGGTGATCATGCAGTACTGTGTTCTGGCCAATCATTATTGGTTCTTTGGAGAGGCTATTTATCTGTACTCAGTGCTTATTGCTTCAGTCTTCACTGGCAGCAACAAGTACCTACCTTATATCTATCTTGGCTGGG GTACTCCGCTGTTATTTGTCATTCCCTGGGTGGTGGCGAAGATGctgaaggaaaacaaaga gTGTTGGGCTGTCAATGAGAACATGAACTACTGGTGGATTATTCGTTTCCCAGTTCTTTTAACTTCACTT ATAAATTTTCTGATTTTCACGAAGATCCTGAAGGTCATATTTTCCAAATTAAGAGCCAGCAACCCGAGTCAGTACCCCAAATACAAACTTCG gCTTGCCAAGGCCACTCTTACCCTCATTCCTCTGTTTGGAATTCATGAGGTGGTTTTCATCTTTGCTACTGACGAACAGACGACAGGTGTTCTCCGCTACATAAAAgtgtttttcacactttttaTCAGCTCCTTTCAG GGATTTTTGGTGGCTGTTCTCTACTGCTTTGGCAATAAAGag GTGCAGGCAGAGCTAAAGAGGAAGATGCGGAGCTGGAGGACGGAGACAGAGGTCGTATGCTGTGGACAGTGA